The following coding sequences lie in one Niabella agricola genomic window:
- a CDS encoding PAAR domain-containing protein yields MGKPAARIGDMHVCPLINGLVPHVGGPVLPAGVPNVLIGGMPAATMGDLCVCTGPPDVIVLGSAGVLIGGRPAARMGDTTAHGGSIILGCFTVLIGETGGGGAGGGAGIGGNLIGSGTIGAAQAKDIANIGALKEAAQKGGAVAEKTTREDFTASFTLKDEAQKAVAGKRYEIRTSDGKIHEGKTSAGGSTEPLQGYTTADCTVAFLK; encoded by the coding sequence ATGGGAAAACCTGCAGCAAGGATTGGAGATATGCATGTATGCCCGCTGATCAACGGGCTGGTGCCCCATGTGGGCGGGCCAGTGCTGCCGGCGGGTGTGCCTAACGTATTAATTGGCGGTATGCCCGCAGCAACAATGGGTGATCTCTGTGTTTGCACAGGTCCCCCCGATGTAATTGTGCTGGGCAGCGCCGGTGTACTCATCGGGGGGCGACCGGCAGCGCGAATGGGTGATACCACTGCTCATGGCGGAAGTATTATACTCGGATGCTTCACCGTTCTGATCGGCGAAACCGGCGGTGGCGGGGCAGGAGGAGGAGCTGGTATAGGGGGCAATTTAATAGGAAGCGGAACGATAGGCGCGGCCCAGGCGAAAGACATAGCCAATATAGGGGCTTTAAAAGAAGCGGCACAAAAAGGCGGCGCCGTTGCTGAGAAAACGACCCGTGAAGATTTTACTGCCAGCTTTACGTTAAAGGATGAAGCGCAGAAAGCAGTTGCCGGGAAGCGTTATGAAATCCGGACCAGCGATGGTAAAATTCATGAGGGCAAAACCTCTGCCGGCGGAAGCACAGAACCGTTGCAAGGATATACAACCGCCGACTGTACCGTGGCTTTTCTCAAATAA
- the tssD gene encoding type VI secretion system tube protein TssD, which produces MSFYAILKISGKTYNVLSVAYDFKKSTDQYGKPRVGTDGGMISLMVESSLDTLFIKWMLSPTMTQDGEIIFMKRDTKAAMRRVKFSNGYCLNYSETFTGSGENPMTIGLLISCSKMEIDGEVFDKSKFWGGAGSGGTKSGETAGTSNNTSGGGVSSFIPD; this is translated from the coding sequence ATGTCATTTTATGCGATACTAAAAATTTCCGGGAAGACCTACAATGTACTGAGCGTTGCATATGATTTTAAAAAATCAACCGATCAGTATGGTAAGCCCAGGGTTGGAACAGATGGCGGAATGATCAGCCTGATGGTTGAGTCTTCCCTGGATACCTTGTTTATAAAATGGATGCTGTCTCCTACGATGACGCAGGATGGCGAAATCATTTTTATGAAACGAGATACCAAGGCAGCCATGCGGCGGGTGAAGTTTTCCAACGGGTACTGCCTTAACTATTCAGAAACTTTTACCGGGTCGGGCGAAAACCCAATGACCATCGGGCTACTCATCTCATGCAGCAAAATGGAAATTGACGGTGAAGTGTTTGATAAATCCAAATTCTGGGGTGGCGCCGGCTCGGGTGGAACAAAGTCGGGTGAAACAGCCGGCACCAGCAACAATACTTCCGGTGGTGGGGTTAGCTCCTTTATACCCGATTAA
- a CDS encoding PKD domain-containing protein, whose translation MHFVYTKQWGRLDFRVWFTLIIVAVTALALLSYKVVTNVSCPEFQLKTTSNINHISDGPHTYFVNEQVRFFATHNDASLMVTWNFGDKSATQIGASVTHSFIKEGNYLVTAIINGRCAESINIRVIQNSTLVSTNSSPQINRIVSDDVVATGNETVFNTTAESATYNWSIQELPEMGQQITKTAKFIFSKAGTFTVTLKLDQGASYQKTIQVTDPLGPAPNTTSSLPLPPGPAEVGPPPLPAAAPEKKEEEPKQEAPKPATQEPEPATAKVYDQLPEPAIQAMLEEVTEGKKSIADFNNILCNGAGTKVMANNQSTTFAALCNELKEKKGLPLLKRKKRIQSFKVVRDPANGNCVKITYITYK comes from the coding sequence ATGCATTTTGTATATACCAAACAATGGGGCCGGCTGGATTTCAGGGTATGGTTCACCCTGATCATCGTTGCGGTAACAGCACTGGCGCTGCTTAGCTATAAGGTGGTAACCAATGTTTCCTGTCCAGAATTCCAGTTAAAGACCACGAGCAATATCAATCATATTTCGGATGGCCCGCACACGTACTTTGTAAATGAGCAGGTTCGCTTTTTTGCTACACACAATGATGCAAGCCTGATGGTTACCTGGAATTTTGGTGATAAATCCGCCACACAGATCGGCGCATCGGTAACACACAGCTTTATCAAAGAAGGCAACTATCTTGTTACCGCCATTATCAACGGTCGTTGTGCGGAATCCATAAATATCCGGGTCATTCAAAACAGTACGCTGGTCAGTACCAACAGCAGCCCCCAGATTAACCGCATTGTCTCGGATGATGTGGTGGCCACCGGCAATGAAACCGTATTCAATACCACTGCCGAATCAGCTACATACAACTGGAGTATACAGGAACTACCGGAAATGGGGCAACAGATTACTAAAACCGCAAAATTTATTTTTTCAAAGGCCGGCACTTTCACGGTGACCCTCAAGCTGGACCAGGGAGCTTCCTATCAAAAAACCATCCAGGTTACCGATCCGTTGGGGCCTGCTCCCAATACCACATCCAGCCTGCCATTGCCCCCTGGCCCCGCTGAAGTTGGCCCGCCCCCACTTCCTGCAGCAGCTCCTGAAAAAAAAGAGGAGGAGCCCAAACAGGAAGCACCCAAACCCGCAACCCAGGAACCGGAGCCCGCTACAGCAAAAGTATACGATCAGCTACCGGAGCCTGCCATACAAGCAATGCTTGAAGAGGTTACAGAAGGTAAAAAAAGTATTGCCGACTTTAATAACATCCTTTGCAATGGTGCAGGCACCAAGGTAATGGCCAACAATCAGTCTACCACCTTTGCAGCGCTCTGCAACGAGCTGAAGGAAAAAAAAGGATTACCGTTGCTAAAAAGGAAAAAAAGGATCCAGTCCTTTAAGGTAGTAAGAGACCCGGCAAACGGCAACTGTGTAAAAATCACATACATTACATATAAGTAA
- a CDS encoding TssN family type VI secretion system protein, giving the protein MALKFFILYAGIFLFSSLALIPFIRQMSSTFSNMGKKPWIFSFITAAISSGTAFAITYITQNLFTTFWLLSGVFLLLGLLFLLLIHKKYFRARRDNRNKQLFAELLFGFSILFLCVSIFSSLQYFLKDRNFMYFPVLLCMLFFFIPILLLHTFDAAISIPPPDYTSWTYPQQEIEMPDEKEGEHLYVIWFEIAKKITGDQQRTFFRGKAPEDMLLGDLFYHFINEYNEDHSETPIEYTSQGKVAEWLFRTRPKWYRFSRVLNATTTVAQNRIKENTIIICERV; this is encoded by the coding sequence ATGGCGTTAAAGTTTTTTATACTCTACGCAGGGATCTTCCTTTTCTCTTCACTGGCCTTGATACCCTTTATCCGGCAAATGAGCAGCACTTTCAGCAACATGGGTAAAAAGCCCTGGATTTTTAGTTTTATAACAGCAGCAATTTCTTCCGGTACTGCATTTGCCATCACCTATATTACTCAAAACCTGTTTACTACTTTTTGGTTGCTGAGCGGGGTATTTCTCCTGCTTGGCCTGCTGTTTTTATTACTCATTCATAAAAAATATTTTCGAGCCCGGCGCGATAACCGGAACAAACAATTATTTGCCGAGCTTCTATTTGGGTTTTCCATTCTCTTCCTCTGTGTGTCGATCTTTTCTTCACTGCAATATTTCCTGAAAGACCGGAACTTCATGTACTTCCCCGTATTGCTGTGTATGCTGTTCTTTTTTATTCCCATTTTGCTGCTTCACACGTTCGATGCCGCCATCAGTATCCCGCCACCGGATTATACCTCCTGGACCTACCCGCAGCAGGAGATCGAAATGCCGGATGAAAAAGAGGGCGAGCACCTGTATGTGATCTGGTTTGAAATTGCAAAAAAGATTACCGGTGATCAGCAACGTACTTTTTTCAGAGGGAAAGCCCCGGAAGATATGCTGCTGGGGGATCTGTTCTATCATTTTATTAATGAATACAATGAAGACCACAGCGAAACACCCATCGAATATACCAGCCAGGGAAAGGTCGCAGAATGGTTGTTCCGTACCCGTCCGAAATGGTATCGTTTTTCCAGGGTGCTGAATGCAACCACGACCGTAGCTCAGAATCGTATCAAAGAAAATACCATTATTATTTGTGAACGCGTTTAA
- a CDS encoding DUF4123 domain-containing protein, protein MRFLCYDTALNEEYTLIRLLQQYPRYGSLFTGTDDEQIWDAAPYLFEVDSNFYELRGDSSLIRLDHCMLLETGECMEAVVQFLQQFIYRNGQTGLVYFRIWDPRVLLREFAEWSEKDRVMFFEFFDCFYTEAADEALLDQWKPDRRYELTRMPVRRAAILPDREAPEMEPQGETAEEPQAFNEETAPVKDVPSKRRRFFIE, encoded by the coding sequence GTGCGGTTCCTATGTTACGATACGGCTTTGAATGAGGAGTATACGCTGATCCGGCTCCTGCAACAGTACCCGCGTTATGGTTCGCTGTTTACCGGTACGGACGATGAACAGATCTGGGATGCGGCGCCCTATCTTTTTGAGGTAGATTCTAATTTTTACGAGTTAAGAGGAGACAGTTCGCTGATCCGGCTGGATCATTGTATGCTGCTGGAAACGGGTGAGTGTATGGAGGCTGTAGTACAGTTCCTGCAGCAGTTTATATACCGGAATGGTCAAACCGGGTTGGTTTATTTCCGGATATGGGATCCCCGGGTGTTGTTAAGGGAGTTTGCAGAATGGAGTGAAAAGGACCGGGTCATGTTTTTTGAGTTTTTTGATTGTTTTTATACGGAGGCAGCCGATGAAGCCTTGTTGGATCAGTGGAAACCAGACAGACGGTATGAGCTCACAAGGATGCCGGTACGGAGAGCGGCCATACTTCCGGATCGTGAGGCGCCGGAAATGGAGCCACAGGGAGAAACGGCGGAGGAGCCACAAGCATTTAATGAAGAGACTGCTCCTGTTAAGGATGTGCCTTCCAAACGCAGAAGATTCTTTATCGAGTAA
- a CDS encoding cell envelope integrity protein TolA, whose amino-acid sequence MIALCCSFYYAQARSQNINGEKIIVGRESITIINFPDKVVNINFSDEAAYDYYIPKRREERSISIQFNKEKASGPVTGLLVNEGGRSHMFRLLFDSTYDINDDSRPPLWYDHSNLKELKAFVKNQKDPSETSTGDELAKEKERQKKEAAERREEALAAQKKSEESAVTKAPAAAAEESGSERRQREAALELARKEAKEKERQLQLAAEKEAAAQKAAEEQSRKEAAQLALQKEQDEKKQKALREQQNAEALAQAQKEAAEKEKRQQEQWAQKKKQEEEQRKRAAEELARKEAARKEAQERLAKLEAERQKKEAEKAYSEAGIWQRYGKKGIDLYNFPRNQVPTVNSDFYVVRDTLRNFRISDSLLHTDIPDKLNIVADKPINKGVVISLENIVFKDVHTYYKLKIENNTDEDFLMGRTYMYWYDGADRAKMMVKGSYLTYIGFFPLVRPKTTQHVVFVTRSPNMVNDESLVLFVDERRKEKGTASIVIPGSNYNKVLESVQVRVGTSTPGKTAAPATGGDSRTKKRAKNNRQL is encoded by the coding sequence TTGATCGCACTGTGTTGTTCGTTTTATTACGCGCAGGCCAGGTCCCAGAATATCAACGGGGAAAAGATCATTGTAGGACGTGAAAGCATTACAATTATCAATTTTCCGGATAAGGTGGTGAACATCAATTTTTCGGATGAGGCGGCATACGACTACTATATTCCCAAGCGGAGAGAGGAACGGTCCATCTCTATCCAGTTCAATAAAGAGAAAGCCAGCGGACCGGTTACCGGACTGCTGGTAAATGAAGGCGGGCGCAGCCATATGTTCCGGTTGTTGTTTGATTCTACCTATGATATCAATGATGACAGCCGCCCGCCCCTCTGGTACGATCATTCCAATTTAAAAGAATTGAAAGCCTTTGTAAAGAATCAGAAGGATCCGTCTGAAACAAGCACAGGCGATGAACTGGCAAAAGAAAAAGAGCGGCAAAAAAAGGAAGCTGCGGAACGCCGGGAAGAGGCATTGGCTGCGCAGAAAAAATCTGAGGAGTCGGCAGTAACAAAGGCACCAGCAGCTGCGGCGGAAGAAAGTGGATCGGAACGCAGGCAGAGGGAAGCGGCGTTGGAGCTTGCGCGCAAGGAAGCAAAGGAAAAAGAACGGCAACTGCAGCTGGCCGCTGAAAAGGAAGCGGCTGCCCAAAAAGCTGCGGAGGAGCAGTCCCGCAAAGAGGCGGCTCAACTGGCTTTACAAAAGGAACAGGATGAAAAGAAACAGAAAGCATTAAGAGAGCAGCAAAATGCAGAAGCGTTAGCCCAGGCACAAAAAGAGGCGGCTGAAAAAGAAAAACGGCAGCAGGAACAATGGGCCCAGAAGAAAAAGCAGGAAGAAGAACAACGGAAAAGGGCTGCCGAAGAGCTGGCCCGCAAAGAAGCAGCACGAAAGGAGGCACAGGAGCGGCTGGCGAAGCTTGAGGCGGAGCGTCAAAAGAAAGAAGCTGAAAAGGCGTATTCGGAAGCGGGTATCTGGCAGCGGTATGGAAAAAAAGGAATAGACCTCTATAATTTTCCAAGGAACCAGGTGCCAACGGTAAATTCGGATTTTTACGTGGTACGCGATACGCTCAGGAATTTCCGGATCTCCGATTCCCTGCTCCATACTGATATCCCGGATAAACTCAATATCGTTGCCGATAAACCCATCAATAAAGGAGTAGTGATCTCACTGGAAAATATTGTGTTTAAGGACGTACATACTTATTATAAACTCAAAATTGAAAATAATACTGATGAAGACTTTCTTATGGGAAGAACCTATATGTACTGGTACGACGGCGCCGACCGGGCGAAGATGATGGTAAAGGGCAGTTATCTTACCTATATCGGTTTTTTTCCGCTGGTACGGCCCAAGACCACGCAACATGTGGTATTTGTAACGCGCTCTCCCAATATGGTAAACGATGAGAGCCTGGTATTGTTTGTAGACGAACGTAGAAAAGAAAAGGGTACGGCCAGTATTGTAATCCCGGGAAGCAATTATAACAAGGTATTGGAAAGTGTACAGGTAAGAGTGGGAACTTCTACCCCAGGTAAAACCGCCGCACCCGCAACAGGCGGTGACTCCCGCACAAAGAAACGGGCAAAAAATAACAGGCAATTATAA
- the tssO gene encoding type VI secretion system TssO: MKPNNTNERSSAFARFLLFFFLTIALIITTIFFGIRIPYAENEKLREQLAIIEKENQFRDHFANDMLQTQSLLDTVNMDPAKSGLIDGRITQKIQEMDAQLNKNETSSKEIYAQIIKALNNTQTDKKGLRAASSKDSVVAMYNAQIQELKNSLTKWQDSYKQLEMQNLLLRQK, encoded by the coding sequence ATGAAACCCAACAATACCAACGAAAGAAGCAGTGCCTTTGCAAGGTTCCTCCTTTTCTTTTTTCTGACCATTGCGCTTATTATTACCACCATCTTCTTCGGCATCCGGATTCCCTATGCAGAAAACGAAAAGCTCCGCGAACAATTGGCCATTATTGAAAAAGAAAACCAGTTCCGGGATCATTTTGCAAATGACATGTTACAAACACAGTCGCTCCTGGACACCGTTAATATGGACCCTGCAAAATCAGGACTCATCGATGGACGCATTACTCAAAAAATCCAGGAGATGGATGCACAATTGAACAAAAATGAAACCAGTTCAAAAGAAATTTACGCGCAGATCATCAAAGCACTGAATAATACGCAAACCGATAAAAAAGGGTTGCGGGCCGCCAGCAGCAAGGATTCGGTAGTTGCAATGTACAATGCACAGATCCAGGAACTAAAAAATTCGCTTACAAAATGGCAGGACTCCTATAAACAACTGGAAATGCAGAACCTGCTCCTGCGCCAAAAATAA
- a CDS encoding type VI secretion system baseplate subunit TssK has product MDNGFHFLRVNWSDGMKLNKELFIAQDNAAAATAHQLTATTLSPIRYGLIPDEKNFNVRLSVDNQNTIRVSVLALKALTRSGVPVIIDAFTDAAATDGVPAISLEINSNQPTTGWVVLLAKPFERNPAGAIDPDETPARFPYVKSGFSVHIADAHNIQQYSQHPLAIIIGKVIINGNGAHIEEEYIPPCIATAASPDLTGLHAELDQFLAGLEQSCSIIVQKIYKKSQQNALSELARFLCDRMMLFLGQAITEYRWSIIYESPAKMLSYIAALSRVIKNTIDLRIGSGKDELMSYLCEWCELNQGELEGLLNEMALLRYNHNDINENIRQIIQFAKVIGKLFNTLSNLEFIGKRKDSGLFVKEEQSFPVNDTNAPKPKRRFFG; this is encoded by the coding sequence ATGGACAACGGATTTCATTTTTTGCGTGTAAACTGGTCAGATGGCATGAAGCTGAATAAAGAACTTTTTATTGCCCAGGACAATGCCGCTGCCGCCACGGCCCACCAGCTTACGGCAACCACGCTTTCACCCATCCGGTATGGGCTGATCCCGGATGAAAAAAATTTCAATGTGCGCCTTTCCGTCGACAACCAGAACACCATCCGGGTATCGGTGCTGGCGTTGAAAGCACTTACACGGTCGGGGGTACCGGTCATTATCGATGCATTCACGGATGCGGCAGCAACAGATGGTGTTCCTGCAATATCACTGGAGATCAACAGTAACCAGCCAACCACCGGCTGGGTTGTATTGCTAGCAAAACCCTTTGAAAGAAATCCCGCAGGAGCTATCGATCCCGATGAAACGCCCGCCCGTTTTCCCTATGTGAAATCAGGATTCAGCGTCCATATTGCAGATGCGCACAATATCCAGCAATATAGCCAGCACCCTCTGGCCATCATTATCGGCAAGGTAATTATAAATGGAAATGGAGCACATATTGAAGAAGAATATATTCCTCCCTGCATCGCCACGGCTGCATCGCCGGACCTGACCGGGTTGCATGCTGAGCTAGACCAGTTCCTGGCCGGGCTGGAACAATCCTGCTCCATAATCGTTCAGAAAATCTATAAAAAAAGCCAGCAGAACGCATTATCGGAACTGGCACGATTCCTTTGCGACCGGATGATGCTTTTCCTGGGACAGGCGATCACCGAGTACCGGTGGAGCATTATTTACGAATCACCGGCGAAAATGCTCAGCTACATTGCAGCCTTGTCCAGAGTCATAAAAAACACGATCGATCTGCGTATCGGGTCCGGAAAAGATGAGTTGATGAGTTACCTGTGTGAATGGTGCGAACTGAACCAAGGCGAACTGGAAGGATTGCTGAATGAAATGGCCCTGCTCCGATACAACCACAATGATATCAATGAAAATATCCGGCAAATCATACAATTTGCCAAGGTAATCGGGAAACTCTTCAATACACTGAGCAACCTGGAATTCATTGGCAAACGGAAGGATTCGGGCCTATTCGTAAAGGAAGAGCAATCTTTCCCGGTTAATGATACCAACGCTCCCAAACCCAAGCGCCGGTTTTTCGGTTAA
- a CDS encoding DUF5458 family protein, translating into MTTHTDHITAVSLAPDIEAVQSIPEDSFELLVSLMEAIQYLNPDRRAQMDLFLSEAGFREERAGLLARLRIWNALLDTGLDADALANHCEDIATEEQGRYQQNLKAVLQCSKNLECMYRCVHAFFENTEKDRVPNVTFLNAGLEQLKDTDAPVFINFVREEFKKNYDRLDLRDHYSLLVIPGYLGGRAMVEVWGKLAHEHKVMLITDFEHLDAPDDVMELFERVQHAGGEKFLSSVMMTCNWLVARGGYAVAGEEEDLFMPPAPALAGKLYTTMMSQVAAGKKFGVLRGVNGVAFELKKSEIAHLEKMSLIPMVKEQGYVMAFSAKTLFNGDNMGLQTYSVVRVFDYVTKVLIDFLNRRAFENFNANTRRELMTQMVLFLDNISGPRKLVENFTIRRFEQDAVKKDNIHLDIFMKPYFPAKNFLIKMEGQKNDEGKIWDTDYDDS; encoded by the coding sequence ATGACAACACATACCGACCATATAACAGCAGTTTCTTTAGCACCAGATATTGAGGCGGTGCAATCGATCCCGGAGGATAGTTTCGAACTCCTTGTATCCCTTATGGAAGCGATACAATACCTGAACCCGGACCGGAGGGCGCAAATGGATCTGTTTCTAAGTGAAGCCGGCTTCCGGGAAGAGCGTGCTGGTTTACTGGCCCGGCTTCGCATCTGGAACGCCTTGCTGGACACAGGACTGGATGCAGATGCCCTGGCAAACCATTGCGAAGACATCGCAACTGAAGAACAAGGCCGTTATCAGCAAAATCTGAAGGCGGTTCTGCAGTGCAGCAAAAATCTGGAATGCATGTACCGCTGTGTTCATGCCTTTTTTGAAAATACAGAAAAAGACCGCGTTCCTAATGTAACCTTTTTGAACGCTGGTCTGGAACAGCTAAAAGATACAGATGCACCGGTTTTTATCAATTTTGTACGGGAAGAGTTTAAAAAGAACTATGACCGGCTGGATCTCAGGGATCATTATAGCCTATTGGTTATTCCGGGCTATCTCGGCGGTAGAGCGATGGTGGAAGTTTGGGGAAAGTTGGCGCATGAGCATAAGGTAATGCTGATCACAGATTTTGAACACCTGGATGCGCCGGATGATGTGATGGAACTATTTGAGCGTGTGCAACACGCAGGGGGCGAAAAGTTTTTATCCAGCGTAATGATGACCTGTAACTGGCTGGTGGCCAGAGGTGGTTATGCGGTGGCCGGAGAAGAGGAAGACCTGTTTATGCCACCTGCTCCGGCACTGGCCGGAAAACTGTATACAACAATGATGAGCCAGGTGGCCGCAGGTAAAAAATTCGGAGTGCTCCGGGGAGTGAATGGGGTGGCTTTCGAATTAAAGAAAAGTGAGATTGCACACCTGGAAAAAATGAGCCTGATCCCGATGGTAAAGGAACAGGGCTATGTAATGGCTTTTTCTGCAAAAACCTTGTTTAATGGAGATAATATGGGTTTACAGACCTATTCTGTGGTCCGGGTATTTGATTATGTAACCAAGGTGCTGATCGACTTCCTGAATCGCAGGGCCTTTGAAAACTTTAATGCTAATACAAGGAGAGAGCTCATGACACAGATGGTGCTGTTCCTGGACAATATTTCAGGGCCGCGGAAACTGGTTGAGAATTTTACAATCCGGCGTTTCGAACAGGATGCCGTAAAAAAAGACAATATTCACCTGGATATTTTTATGAAGCCCTATTTCCCTGCCAAAAACTTTCTGATCAAGATGGAAGGGCAGAAGAATGATGAGGGAAAAATTTGGGACACCGACTATGACGATTCCTAA
- a CDS encoding type VI secretion system Vgr family protein, whose product MSNDAILSKTEIIIQGYQNSQPVLFSNLLLDEALVKVNYFSFSMRADDDHATLDAIINFKKSVLGKELQIEFKDSSDASRHRFKGVIEAVNSSLIDEHYYEFQISGSGLFCKINKIPEYHSFYKQTLSDIIDKAYKDSELKSLVKKAPGYTRPLHYTVQYNQTLFDFTTSLALRFGEWAYYDGEYFLFGKKPDGQAIELFAPDDVFNLNIHAHVLRNARAMVGTDSFKGETLRSSKEEAVPENAMLKAAQDAGKKALETRGDDFVASGFDQEMMDHIFRIDQQSSYTASAAITGSTRNNQLAIGRIIQIKDQDDSGGKRFIITQIHHSAMRADHYSNHFTAVPFESEIPPYANAAVFPRAVSQVGIVTDNEDDAGMARVKVKFPWMTDDEKSPWIPLVVPHAGDRKGFRFLPEIEDEVMVHFTDNNAERPYVVGALYTEKHKPQIPEKGNHIKRIGTKTGRRLEMDDEKGEMMLADDFDNDIGNRLYLLKNKEQKLIKLTSGNDDDNFSVVFLDGDKGRATVGVKSGGNVILKIDMQRDGTVMDITSEGTINIKAKQSLNLAADEININATNVSIKADDTLSLKSKMSAELSAADIKVDASASLDLNGSGQAKLAGAMLDLKGDGIASLTGALVKIN is encoded by the coding sequence ATGTCGAACGACGCCATTTTGAGTAAAACTGAAATTATCATCCAGGGATATCAAAACAGCCAGCCTGTTTTATTTTCGAATCTGTTGCTGGATGAAGCGCTTGTAAAAGTGAATTACTTCTCTTTTTCCATGCGTGCAGATGATGATCATGCCACCCTCGATGCGATCATCAATTTTAAAAAATCGGTCCTGGGAAAGGAACTTCAGATCGAGTTCAAGGACAGCAGCGATGCTTCGCGCCACCGGTTTAAGGGCGTTATCGAAGCAGTAAACTCATCGTTGATCGATGAACACTATTACGAATTTCAGATCAGCGGCTCGGGGCTGTTTTGTAAAATCAACAAGATACCGGAATATCATTCTTTTTATAAACAGACGCTTTCGGATATCATTGATAAGGCCTATAAGGATTCGGAACTCAAATCGCTGGTGAAAAAAGCCCCCGGGTATACCCGCCCGCTCCACTACACCGTTCAATACAATCAGACCTTATTTGATTTTACTACATCGCTGGCGCTGCGATTCGGAGAATGGGCTTACTATGATGGAGAATATTTTTTGTTTGGAAAAAAGCCCGATGGTCAAGCCATAGAATTGTTTGCCCCGGATGATGTGTTTAACCTGAATATTCATGCGCATGTACTGCGAAATGCGCGTGCCATGGTGGGCACGGACAGTTTTAAAGGAGAAACGCTTCGTTCTTCGAAAGAAGAAGCTGTTCCAGAGAATGCAATGTTGAAAGCTGCACAGGACGCCGGCAAAAAAGCACTGGAAACGCGGGGCGATGACTTCGTGGCCTCAGGTTTTGACCAGGAAATGATGGATCATATTTTCCGTATCGACCAGCAGTCCAGCTATACAGCCTCGGCAGCTATAACCGGTAGCACGCGGAACAACCAGCTGGCGATCGGCCGGATCATCCAGATCAAGGACCAGGATGATTCCGGGGGAAAGCGGTTTATCATCACCCAGATCCATCACAGCGCTATGCGGGCAGATCATTACAGCAACCATTTTACGGCGGTGCCTTTTGAATCGGAGATCCCCCCTTATGCCAATGCTGCTGTTTTTCCAAGAGCTGTTTCCCAGGTCGGTATTGTAACCGACAATGAAGATGATGCCGGGATGGCGCGGGTAAAGGTGAAATTTCCCTGGATGACGGACGATGAAAAAAGTCCCTGGATCCCACTGGTTGTGCCCCATGCGGGTGACCGAAAAGGATTCCGGTTCCTTCCGGAAATTGAGGATGAAGTAATGGTGCATTTTACAGACAATAATGCGGAGCGGCCCTACGTGGTTGGCGCATTGTATACAGAAAAACATAAACCCCAAATACCGGAAAAAGGTAATCATATAAAACGGATTGGTACCAAGACAGGAAGGCGGCTGGAAATGGATGACGAGAAAGGTGAAATGATGCTGGCAGATGATTTTGACAACGATATCGGTAACCGGCTTTATTTATTAAAGAATAAGGAGCAAAAACTAATAAAGCTTACCAGCGGTAACGACGACGATAATTTTTCGGTGGTTTTTCTCGATGGTGATAAGGGGCGTGCGACCGTTGGCGTGAAAAGTGGCGGCAATGTAATTCTTAAAATCGATATGCAACGGGATGGTACAGTTATGGACATTACTTCGGAGGGTACGATCAATATTAAAGCGAAGCAGTCCCTTAACCTGGCCGCAGATGAGATCAACATTAACGCGACGAACGTAAGTATAAAAGCAGACGATACGCTTTCGCTGAAAAGTAAGATGTCGGCGGAGCTTTCGGCGGCAGATATAAAAGTAGATGCCAGCGCTTCACTTGATCTTAACGGATCGGGCCAGGCAAAACTGGCCGGTGCTATGCTGGATCTGAAAGGCGATGGTATCGCATCGTTGACCGGGGCCCTTGTTAAAATCAACTGA